In one window of Leptospira sp. GIMC2001 DNA:
- a CDS encoding tetratricopeptide repeat protein has product MEIIYNLDDLLFTLFPDIKRDDEKSILQELSRYYAIGSYQPEIILDRDRVKIKIEIDKLDSSTKEYNRAIGLCEAGKFQDAKILLASLIEKNPTSSDLYRMLGQIHSEEGDQEKGINYLIEALKWDNKNKYALTMMGNIFFIYKSDPDTALIYFNQVLKIDPNDFLALNNIGSQLGKLGRFSEAKTYFERALRSNPEFPNTYQGLGLISDNSGNLFEAFNYYLKSLKFNPKKDALFEKTLGNIIELSTRIIESKTSSSLINDFKSNLEIRGKTPIEIKASQEVPYYAKIEYAEIYDRDRHIIKYKPTKIGIDHLVMHELAHLMFALDAKENNKYQLIASNEKNKSAFYEFSNSSILKLRKRGVVETDISNFLTAVQEGIISQAFNTPIDLFIEDYLYRKIENLRPYQFLSLYNLVQESIKAVTDPNILEIASELVVSKSKIYNLVNAFQFRDLYNIDMEELFNANPKERKIADSFYKEFLSHKESKKPGIEYKLIDSWSNRLDLDRFFYLVIEEDYLKQKKLEESFQETAPLEGVKSQEVSESDLEMAKFLRNQEIEGVNKSIIFYMIGALEYFKNMSIDRIKVIAMEIARIGMNGISPDRDGYIVTSIPEKTFSGNHLLAYYYVSWKLAIPEMVDKLQLPFREEFDLAEKMYKSGK; this is encoded by the coding sequence ATGGAAATCATTTACAATCTCGACGATCTTCTTTTTACTCTTTTTCCAGACATAAAAAGAGATGATGAAAAGTCCATACTCCAAGAACTCTCTCGTTATTATGCAATAGGCTCTTATCAACCAGAAATCATACTAGATAGGGACAGAGTTAAAATCAAAATTGAAATAGATAAGTTAGATTCTTCCACCAAAGAATATAATCGAGCAATTGGCCTTTGTGAAGCAGGCAAATTTCAAGATGCCAAAATACTCCTAGCATCCTTAATTGAGAAAAATCCAACAAGTTCTGATCTTTACCGTATGCTTGGTCAAATCCACTCAGAAGAAGGGGATCAAGAAAAAGGGATCAATTATCTTATCGAAGCACTCAAATGGGACAATAAAAATAAATATGCTCTAACTATGATGGGGAATATTTTCTTTATTTATAAATCTGATCCAGATACGGCACTTATTTATTTTAATCAGGTATTAAAAATCGATCCTAACGACTTCCTGGCACTAAATAATATTGGAAGTCAACTAGGCAAGCTTGGAAGATTTAGTGAAGCAAAGACTTATTTTGAGAGAGCCTTACGGTCAAATCCAGAATTTCCTAATACCTATCAAGGGTTAGGTTTAATATCCGATAATTCCGGAAATCTCTTTGAAGCATTTAATTACTATCTTAAAAGCCTAAAATTTAATCCCAAAAAAGATGCCCTCTTCGAGAAAACCTTAGGAAACATCATCGAACTCAGCACTCGAATCATTGAATCAAAAACATCTAGTTCACTTATCAATGACTTTAAATCCAATCTCGAAATTCGAGGGAAAACTCCTATTGAAATTAAGGCTTCCCAAGAAGTCCCTTACTACGCCAAAATAGAATATGCAGAAATATATGATAGAGACAGGCATATTATAAAATACAAACCAACAAAAATTGGAATTGATCATCTCGTTATGCATGAGTTGGCTCACCTAATGTTTGCCTTAGATGCGAAAGAAAATAATAAATACCAGCTAATTGCTTCAAATGAAAAAAATAAATCTGCTTTTTATGAATTTTCCAATTCCTCTATTTTAAAATTACGTAAACGCGGAGTAGTTGAAACTGATATTTCGAATTTCTTAACTGCTGTTCAAGAAGGAATAATTTCTCAAGCTTTCAACACACCGATTGATTTATTTATAGAAGATTATCTATACAGAAAAATTGAAAATTTAAGACCTTATCAATTCCTTTCTTTATATAATCTTGTCCAAGAATCTATTAAGGCTGTAACAGATCCCAATATATTAGAAATAGCATCCGAGCTCGTCGTCTCGAAAAGTAAAATTTATAACCTAGTGAATGCCTTCCAATTTAGAGACCTCTACAATATAGATATGGAAGAGCTATTTAATGCAAACCCGAAAGAAAGAAAAATAGCAGATAGCTTTTATAAAGAATTTCTTAGTCACAAAGAATCTAAAAAACCGGGCATTGAATACAAATTAATTGATAGTTGGTCAAATCGACTAGACCTCGACCGATTCTTTTATCTCGTCATCGAAGAAGATTACCTAAAACAAAAAAAACTTGAAGAATCATTTCAAGAGACTGCTCCGTTAGAGGGAGTCAAATCGCAAGAAGTATCAGAATCGGATCTAGAGATGGCAAAGTTTCTTCGGAACCAGGAGATTGAAGGCGTCAACAAATCTATAATTTTTTATATGATAGGTGCTCTTGAGTATTTTAAGAATATGTCCATTGACAGAATTAAAGTAATCGCAATGGAAATAGCTAGAATAGGAATGAACGGAATCAGTCCAGATAGAGATGGCTACATTGTTACTAGTATACCAGAAAAAACATTTTCGGGTAATCACCTATTAGCATACTACTATGTGAGTTGGAAATTAGCAATTCCAGAAATGGTGGATAAGTTACAATTGCCTTTTCGAGAAGAATTTGATTTGGCAGAGAAGATGTATAAGTCTGGAAAATAG
- a CDS encoding DNA/RNA helicase domain-containing protein yields the protein MLIYKSNINGFLKDIDSNQIDGIIRDSYIARVGWGVSGSELRSWKNSLEAFSRVIGFRECRLPDSTGVAIEYHIPSTSKRVDVLLSGYNKSQNSTVAIVELKQWESAEKSELDGLVKTYLGGGLRLTSHPSYQAWSYSTLLESFNENVYTQNIQLNPCAYLHNYFQNDEAILNPIYNEYLEKAPVFLQQDGRKLREFLESKIEKGDEGKTIEIIEKSPIRPSKQLAESVLSLLEGNPEFIMIDEQKIVFEKAKQMALQKKQNTRRVFVIEGGPGTGKSVVAINLLARLTSKSQNVRYVSKNAAPRAVYSNKLRSGGKTISATSLLFSGSGSFIATKEREYDTLIVDEAHRLNQFSGLYRNQGENQIKEIIHSSQTSIFFLDEDQRVALADYGSKEEIERCASMYGVKVEYEKLNSQFRCSGSDGYLAWLDHTLQIRETANVDLSDNSYDFKVFSDPNKLFTTIQEKNEIRNSARVVAGYCWDWISKKDPQAMDIIIPKFNFAKQWNLASDGSLWIIQPESIHQIGCIHTCQGLELDYIGVIIGTDLTYLDGRIVTNPLARSKMDQSVKGSKKLLKENPEEGKAVLDKIIKNTYRTLMTRGMKGCYVYCEDENLAEYFRTRLMIGK from the coding sequence ATGCTAATATACAAATCTAACATAAATGGATTTTTAAAGGATATTGATTCCAACCAAATCGATGGCATAATTCGTGATAGTTATATAGCTCGGGTAGGGTGGGGAGTATCTGGTTCTGAACTTAGATCATGGAAAAATTCATTGGAAGCATTTAGTCGAGTTATCGGTTTTCGAGAATGTCGATTGCCAGACTCTACAGGCGTTGCTATTGAATATCATATCCCATCAACATCGAAGCGAGTAGACGTTCTATTATCGGGATACAATAAATCTCAAAATTCAACTGTAGCAATAGTCGAATTGAAACAATGGGAATCTGCTGAGAAGTCAGAACTGGATGGATTGGTAAAAACGTATTTAGGAGGAGGGCTTAGACTAACTAGCCATCCCTCTTACCAGGCATGGAGTTATTCTACACTTCTGGAAAGCTTTAATGAAAATGTTTATACTCAGAATATCCAATTAAACCCATGTGCTTACCTACATAATTATTTTCAAAATGACGAAGCGATATTGAATCCTATCTATAATGAATATTTAGAAAAAGCACCCGTGTTTCTGCAGCAGGATGGAAGAAAGCTTAGAGAATTTTTGGAATCAAAAATTGAAAAAGGAGATGAAGGTAAAACAATCGAGATAATAGAAAAATCTCCAATAAGACCATCAAAGCAATTAGCAGAGTCCGTTCTATCTTTACTAGAAGGAAATCCGGAATTTATAATGATAGATGAACAAAAAATTGTCTTTGAAAAAGCGAAACAAATGGCACTTCAAAAAAAACAGAATACCAGAAGGGTATTTGTGATCGAAGGTGGTCCAGGTACTGGAAAATCTGTTGTCGCAATTAACCTTCTTGCTCGATTAACTTCAAAAAGTCAAAATGTCCGCTATGTTTCCAAAAATGCAGCTCCTAGAGCAGTTTATTCCAATAAACTGAGATCAGGTGGTAAAACTATTTCTGCAACTAGCCTTCTATTTTCTGGATCGGGAAGCTTCATTGCGACTAAAGAAAGAGAATACGATACTTTAATTGTAGATGAAGCTCATAGATTGAATCAATTTAGCGGATTGTATCGCAACCAAGGCGAAAACCAAATCAAAGAAATAATTCATTCTTCTCAAACTTCGATCTTTTTTCTAGATGAAGATCAAAGAGTTGCGTTGGCTGACTATGGATCTAAAGAAGAGATCGAGCGTTGTGCCTCAATGTATGGAGTGAAAGTTGAATATGAAAAACTGAATTCTCAATTTCGTTGTAGCGGTTCCGATGGTTACTTAGCATGGTTAGACCATACTTTACAAATTCGAGAAACAGCTAACGTTGACCTTTCAGATAATTCTTATGATTTTAAAGTATTTTCAGATCCTAATAAATTATTTACAACAATTCAGGAGAAAAATGAAATTCGAAATTCGGCTCGTGTTGTAGCTGGATACTGCTGGGACTGGATAAGTAAAAAAGATCCCCAAGCAATGGATATTATAATCCCGAAATTCAATTTCGCAAAACAATGGAACTTAGCTTCTGATGGAAGCTTGTGGATTATTCAACCAGAATCAATTCATCAAATTGGATGCATTCACACATGCCAAGGTCTCGAGTTAGACTACATTGGAGTGATTATAGGAACTGATTTAACCTATCTTGATGGAAGAATTGTCACCAACCCATTAGCCAGATCGAAAATGGATCAATCCGTAAAAGGTTCAAAAAAGTTGCTAAAAGAAAATCCAGAAGAGGGCAAGGCTGTCTTGGACAAAATCATAAAGAATACATACCGAACTTTAATGACCCGAGGAATGAAAGGTTGTTATGTGTATTGTGAAGATGAGAATTTAGCTGAGTATTTTAGAACTAGATTGATGATAGGGAAATAG
- a CDS encoding BPTD_3080 family restriction endonuclease, with the protein MAEHDFFEKPIINSPYRIPDKHWELDDAGQPTGSLENRRRIVKFVTPIPKPKRNTNKKKSQGQQVDLGFTDKDELSEEKQKYDIADIIGEVRNQVDAWRQLSKSQWGVTPETARLLEHWRKEEWDNIRPFFCQVEAMEVAIWLHEVAPSLKNNASIRILRHLSAANENANPDLFRIALKLATGSGKTTVMAMMIAWQTVNSVRMPNSKRYTRGFLVVSPGLTIKDRLRVLQPHDPSSYFLTRDIVPTDMLDEIKKARIVITNYHAFKRRETMDISKAGRSFLQGPHESMETLETEGQMLQRVLPELMGMKSVIVLNDEAHHCYREKPESDEDMDDLDTEAKADLRDEAKKNNEAARLWISGLEALNRKIKVTAVYDLSATPFFLRGSGYVEGTLFPWTVSDFSLMDAIECGIVKLPRVPIDDNIPENDMPIYRNLWENIRKDMPKKGRAKAEDLDPNQLPTRLQTAIESLYGHYEQVFKLWVEENTQVPPCFIVVCQNTSISKLVYDYVSGFRYKTTSGLENFQNGKLKLFRNFDDSGNPFPRPNTILIDSEALESGESIDKNFREYASDEIERFRRELVERSGNAQAGENLKDEELLREVMNTVGKPNTLGGQVRCVVSVSMLTEGWDANNVTHILGIRAFGTQLLCEQVVGRALRRQSYMLNEEGLMEPEYADIFGIPFDFTAKPVISKPKKPVDPVTVCAVRPERDKLEIQFPKVEGYRTDLPREEIEAEFDTESKMILSPELVGATITQNSGIIGETANLRLEDAHLDTRPSTVIYNITLHLIQKYYKDGNEDPKFHLFNQIKDIVRDWIDGYLECKNGTSPGQLMYLELADMAAEKISRAITKKNLDKQPIKVVLDPYNPKSSTTHVRFITTSQNRYRTDPRKSQINYVIYDSTWEAEFTRVLEATPEVLCYVKNHGLGFEVPYRMGTVSKKYRPDFIVLIDQGSGMQDPLKLVVEVKGFKGEDAREKKGTMETYWVPGVNRLGNMGRWDFLELDAVHEMDPKFQEKIQSALKSKTKK; encoded by the coding sequence ATGGCAGAACACGATTTTTTTGAAAAACCAATAATCAATTCACCTTACCGAATTCCCGACAAGCACTGGGAATTGGATGATGCAGGTCAGCCTACGGGGAGCCTTGAGAATCGGAGAAGAATTGTAAAATTTGTCACACCTATACCCAAGCCCAAGCGGAATACGAACAAAAAGAAATCCCAAGGACAACAAGTTGATTTAGGTTTCACTGACAAGGATGAGTTATCCGAAGAGAAACAAAAATACGATATTGCCGACATCATTGGAGAAGTTCGAAATCAAGTTGATGCCTGGAGACAGTTGTCCAAGTCCCAATGGGGAGTAACTCCTGAGACAGCTAGATTATTAGAACATTGGAGAAAGGAAGAATGGGATAATATTCGACCTTTCTTTTGTCAGGTCGAAGCAATGGAAGTGGCAATTTGGCTTCATGAGGTCGCACCGAGCTTGAAGAATAATGCTAGTATACGAATTCTTCGCCATCTATCAGCGGCAAATGAAAATGCCAATCCAGATTTATTTCGGATTGCTTTGAAACTAGCTACAGGTTCTGGAAAGACAACAGTTATGGCAATGATGATTGCTTGGCAGACTGTGAATTCTGTTCGAATGCCGAATAGCAAGAGATATACGAGAGGTTTTCTCGTTGTGAGTCCTGGATTAACTATTAAGGATCGTTTGCGGGTTCTCCAACCCCATGATCCAAGCAGCTACTTTCTAACACGAGATATAGTTCCCACGGATATGTTGGACGAGATCAAGAAGGCAAGAATTGTAATCACCAACTACCATGCTTTCAAACGAAGAGAGACAATGGATATTTCCAAGGCAGGTAGATCTTTCCTTCAAGGACCACATGAATCAATGGAAACACTTGAGACCGAAGGACAGATGCTGCAACGCGTGCTTCCTGAACTCATGGGAATGAAATCTGTAATTGTATTGAATGATGAAGCCCACCATTGCTACCGAGAAAAGCCCGAGAGCGATGAGGATATGGATGACTTGGATACGGAGGCAAAGGCAGACCTTCGAGACGAAGCGAAGAAAAATAATGAGGCGGCAAGGCTCTGGATATCTGGATTGGAAGCATTAAATCGCAAGATTAAGGTGACTGCAGTCTATGATTTGTCTGCTACACCATTTTTCCTTAGAGGTTCTGGGTATGTAGAAGGAACATTATTTCCTTGGACTGTCAGTGATTTCTCATTGATGGATGCCATCGAATGTGGAATTGTAAAGCTTCCTCGGGTTCCTATAGATGACAATATACCTGAAAATGATATGCCCATTTATCGCAATCTTTGGGAGAATATCCGTAAAGATATGCCAAAGAAAGGTCGTGCCAAGGCGGAAGATTTGGATCCGAACCAATTGCCAACTCGTCTTCAGACTGCGATAGAATCTCTATACGGACACTATGAACAGGTATTTAAGCTATGGGTAGAAGAGAATACCCAGGTTCCACCTTGTTTTATTGTAGTTTGTCAGAATACTTCTATATCAAAGTTAGTTTATGACTATGTTTCTGGATTTAGATATAAAACTACGTCGGGTTTGGAGAATTTTCAAAACGGCAAGTTGAAATTATTTCGAAACTTTGATGATAGCGGGAATCCATTCCCTCGTCCTAATACAATTCTTATAGATAGTGAAGCTTTAGAAAGTGGAGAATCCATAGATAAGAATTTTCGGGAGTATGCATCGGATGAGATTGAGAGATTCCGAAGAGAACTCGTAGAAAGATCGGGCAATGCACAGGCAGGAGAGAATCTAAAAGATGAAGAGCTTCTTCGGGAAGTAATGAACACAGTAGGTAAGCCTAACACCTTAGGTGGTCAGGTTCGCTGTGTGGTTTCAGTTTCTATGCTTACCGAAGGATGGGATGCCAATAATGTAACGCATATTCTGGGAATTCGTGCATTTGGAACTCAGCTTCTCTGCGAACAAGTCGTAGGTCGTGCTCTTAGAAGACAATCCTACATGTTAAATGAAGAAGGATTGATGGAACCAGAATATGCTGACATATTCGGAATACCATTTGATTTTACAGCGAAGCCAGTAATCTCTAAGCCTAAGAAACCAGTAGATCCAGTTACCGTATGTGCAGTTCGTCCAGAAAGAGATAAACTCGAGATCCAATTTCCTAAGGTAGAAGGATACCGTACGGATCTTCCAAGAGAAGAAATTGAGGCAGAGTTTGATACCGAATCCAAGATGATACTTAGCCCTGAGTTAGTCGGTGCTACCATCACACAGAATTCAGGTATCATTGGCGAGACAGCTAATCTTCGTCTAGAAGATGCCCATTTGGATACTAGACCTTCCACTGTTATTTACAACATTACTCTTCATCTCATTCAAAAGTATTATAAAGATGGGAATGAAGATCCTAAATTCCATCTATTCAATCAGATCAAGGATATAGTGCGAGATTGGATTGATGGTTATCTGGAATGTAAGAATGGAACAAGTCCTGGGCAATTGATGTATCTAGAGTTGGCAGATATGGCGGCTGAGAAAATATCTCGAGCTATCACCAAGAAAAACCTAGACAAGCAACCCATAAAGGTAGTGCTAGATCCATATAATCCTAAAAGTTCGACCACTCATGTTCGTTTTATCACAACCAGTCAGAACAGGTATCGAACCGATCCCAGGAAATCGCAGATCAATTATGTAATCTATGATAGTACTTGGGAAGCAGAGTTCACGCGTGTTTTGGAAGCGACTCCAGAAGTTCTCTGTTATGTGAAGAATCATGGGCTTGGATTCGAAGTTCCTTATCGAATGGGAACAGTCAGTAAGAAATACCGACCTGACTTCATCGTTCTTATTGACCAAGGCTCAGGTATGCAAGATCCGCTCAAGCTCGTAGTGGAAGTGAAGGGATTCAAAGGCGAAGATGCCCGCGAGAAGAAGGGAACCATGGAAACCTACTGGGTTCCCGGTGTAAACCGATTAGGGAACATGGGACGATGGGACTTTCTCGAGTTAGATGCCGTCCATGAGATGGATCCCAAGTTCCAAGAAAAGATCCAATCGGCACTCAAATCCAAGACCAAGAAATAG
- a CDS encoding site-specific DNA-methyltransferase produces MAAKKKTTKQKSVETITHEEEKRKNIPTVEHRSFIHENLKTPITIAYQRRNPDLDPQLIWKGKDPAEDPDLVVQVPPLYIQEKIHPRILIQDLLQKSEDTKKSKDAQPDLFGDFNGIPKDADKTEFYQHDQNWTNRMILGDSLQVMASLAERESLRGKVQCIYFDPPYGIKFNSNFQWSTTSRDVKDGKANHITREPEQVKAFRDTWKEGIHSYLTYLRDRLIVARDLLTDSGSIFVQIGDENAHRVRAIMDEVFGEENFVRIINFKTTSGFKTNFLSKTSDFILWYGKSIKSLKYNQLYFEKDIANDNISVYKMLRLEDGKVRKITDEEKINQALIPLNSEIYRLDNITSQGSNSFDVQYFGKNFSLKNNLIWKTHELGMKKLIKSERVSISGKGLAYNRRLSDFSINRINEIWTDTITGSFTENKIYVVQTNTKVIERCILMSTDPGDLVLDPTCGSGTTPTVAEQWGRRWITIDTSRVALALTRARIMGARYPYYYLADSPEGKEKEAEVTRNAVSTAPTYGNIKHGFVYERVPHITLKSIANNTEIDVIWDKWEPKVSKSLQGINTALRGHKKAYKSPTGGREGKEIRFDAKEGESITLPSGDKALVYEFFDWEVPREKPEDWPKAVEKPLAEYWKARIERQKEMDASIASKADTEYLYDKPYENKSVVRVAGPFTVESLTPHRMAEEEGDTSKSREQDDFLKVILDNLRSAGVQHAHKEDKIAFESLVPWPGDLVCAEGKYTSTEGKEIRAGIFVGPEYGTVTRPDLVEAAREASDAGFQVLIACAFNFEAQTTEFDKLGRVPVLKARMNADLHMAEDLRNNGKGNLFVVFGEPDIEIITEGSDIRVKILGVDVFDPNTGQVRSDGPEGIACWFVDTDYNEESFFVRHAYFLGSGDPYKSLKTSLKAEIDPEAWESLNSDISRPFAKPKSKRIAVKVINHLGDEVMKVFKV; encoded by the coding sequence ATGGCAGCGAAGAAGAAAACCACCAAACAAAAATCAGTAGAAACCATCACACACGAAGAGGAAAAACGCAAGAACATTCCTACTGTAGAACATAGATCCTTCATCCATGAGAATTTGAAAACACCCATTACAATTGCCTATCAAAGAAGAAATCCGGATCTAGACCCCCAACTCATATGGAAGGGAAAAGACCCGGCAGAAGATCCTGACTTGGTTGTCCAAGTTCCACCTCTCTATATCCAAGAAAAGATCCACCCTCGAATCCTCATCCAAGACCTACTTCAGAAGTCGGAAGATACCAAGAAATCCAAGGATGCACAACCCGATCTCTTTGGTGACTTCAATGGAATACCCAAGGATGCCGACAAGACAGAATTCTACCAACACGACCAGAACTGGACGAATCGTATGATCTTAGGAGACTCCCTCCAAGTTATGGCAAGCTTAGCCGAGAGAGAATCCCTCCGAGGAAAAGTCCAATGCATCTACTTCGACCCACCTTACGGAATCAAGTTCAATAGCAATTTTCAGTGGTCCACTACCAGCCGCGATGTAAAAGACGGCAAGGCGAACCATATCACCCGAGAGCCGGAACAAGTGAAGGCATTCCGAGACACCTGGAAAGAGGGAATCCACAGCTATCTTACTTACTTACGTGACCGATTGATTGTAGCAAGGGATCTCCTTACAGACTCAGGTTCCATCTTTGTTCAAATAGGTGATGAAAACGCCCACCGAGTCCGTGCCATTATGGATGAGGTATTTGGGGAAGAGAATTTTGTTAGGATTATCAATTTCAAAACTACAAGTGGTTTTAAAACTAATTTTTTATCTAAAACATCAGATTTTATTTTATGGTATGGAAAAAGCATTAAATCATTAAAATATAACCAACTCTATTTTGAAAAAGACATTGCAAATGACAATATTTCAGTTTATAAAATGTTGCGATTAGAAGATGGAAAAGTAAGGAAAATTACAGATGAAGAAAAAATTAATCAAGCTTTAATTCCTTTAAATTCAGAGATTTATAGATTAGATAATATTACTTCTCAAGGTAGTAACTCTTTTGATGTGCAGTATTTCGGTAAAAATTTTTCCTTAAAGAATAATTTAATATGGAAAACTCATGAGTTGGGAATGAAAAAACTGATTAAAAGTGAAAGAGTCTCGATTTCGGGAAAAGGTCTTGCATATAATAGAAGATTGTCAGATTTTTCAATTAATAGAATTAATGAAATTTGGACCGATACAATAACAGGATCATTTACTGAAAATAAGATATATGTTGTTCAGACAAATACTAAAGTTATCGAACGCTGTATCCTAATGTCCACTGATCCGGGGGATCTGGTTCTAGATCCTACATGTGGGTCTGGAACTACGCCTACTGTTGCCGAACAATGGGGTAGGCGTTGGATCACCATCGATACATCACGGGTTGCACTGGCACTGACTCGGGCAAGGATTATGGGAGCGAGGTATCCTTACTATTACCTAGCTGATTCTCCCGAAGGAAAAGAGAAGGAAGCCGAGGTCACGAGAAATGCGGTATCCACGGCTCCAACTTATGGCAATATCAAGCATGGCTTCGTCTATGAAAGAGTTCCGCATATCACACTCAAGTCGATCGCAAACAATACGGAGATTGATGTGATCTGGGATAAATGGGAACCGAAAGTATCCAAGTCACTCCAAGGAATCAATACAGCTCTACGTGGTCACAAAAAGGCTTACAAATCCCCCACGGGAGGCAGAGAAGGCAAAGAGATTCGTTTCGATGCTAAAGAAGGCGAGTCCATCACTCTTCCCTCCGGTGATAAGGCACTGGTTTATGAATTCTTTGACTGGGAAGTCCCCCGAGAGAAACCGGAAGATTGGCCGAAGGCAGTGGAGAAGCCACTCGCCGAATACTGGAAGGCAAGAATCGAAAGACAGAAAGAAATGGACGCATCCATTGCCTCCAAGGCAGATACCGAATACCTTTACGACAAGCCCTATGAGAACAAGTCCGTTGTCCGTGTTGCCGGTCCCTTTACTGTAGAGAGCCTAACACCTCATCGGATGGCAGAAGAAGAGGGGGATACTTCCAAGAGCCGAGAGCAGGATGACTTTCTAAAAGTTATCTTGGATAATCTGCGTTCGGCGGGAGTACAACATGCACACAAGGAAGACAAGATTGCCTTCGAGAGCCTCGTCCCTTGGCCGGGAGACTTGGTCTGTGCGGAGGGAAAATACACTTCCACCGAAGGCAAGGAGATCCGTGCCGGAATCTTTGTGGGTCCCGAATACGGAACTGTTACAAGACCCGATCTTGTGGAAGCGGCTCGGGAAGCCAGTGATGCAGGCTTCCAAGTCCTCATAGCCTGTGCCTTCAACTTTGAAGCCCAGACAACAGAATTCGACAAATTGGGAAGGGTTCCCGTTCTCAAAGCTCGGATGAACGCAGACCTCCACATGGCAGAAGACCTTCGAAACAATGGAAAAGGCAATCTCTTTGTTGTATTCGGGGAACCGGATATTGAAATCATCACAGAAGGTTCGGATATCCGAGTGAAGATCCTCGGAGTCGATGTATTCGATCCCAATACGGGACAGGTTCGCAGTGATGGACCCGAGGGCATTGCTTGTTGGTTCGTAGATACCGATTACAATGAAGAAAGTTTTTTCGTAAGACATGCTTACTTTCTGGGATCGGGAGATCCTTACAAATCACTCAAGACATCTCTCAAGGCAGAGATTGATCCGGAAGCTTGGGAATCATTGAACAGTGATATATCACGACCCTTTGCCAAACCCAAGAGTAAGAGAATCGCAGTCAAAGTAATCAACCACCTAGGTGACGAAGTGATGAAAGTGTTTAAGGTATGA
- a CDS encoding TIGR04255 family protein → MKKYPKLNHPPIVEAVVDWNGKIPDDWSLESHKDTITESLKEEFPHYHGKTIQETNVQFTPNAEPQITNTQPITLFAHQFWNKDRTRLIQYRRNGFSFNMLPPYTTFENEIPLMKKEWERYQKLVPGFELQEIRLRYINRIHIPIEAEYLEWDEYFTVGNDSKSIPEGFKSYVNSNQSVWQNLEKHQGILRVLFLENLVPNKEASIMLDTEIAQLNLNSADSDWDRVEAILNELRELKNKSFFGAVTEKCLQMFQ, encoded by the coding sequence ATGAAGAAGTATCCTAAGCTAAATCATCCTCCGATAGTGGAGGCTGTAGTAGATTGGAATGGGAAGATTCCGGATGATTGGAGTCTTGAGTCTCACAAAGATACCATCACAGAATCCTTGAAAGAGGAATTCCCTCATTACCATGGTAAGACGATTCAAGAGACAAATGTTCAATTCACTCCGAATGCCGAACCACAGATAACCAATACGCAACCCATAACTCTTTTCGCACACCAATTTTGGAATAAAGACAGAACTCGTCTTATTCAATACAGACGAAATGGATTCTCATTCAATATGCTTCCCCCTTATACCACCTTTGAAAATGAGATTCCCCTCATGAAAAAGGAATGGGAGAGATACCAAAAGTTAGTTCCCGGATTCGAGCTACAAGAGATTCGTCTTCGTTACATCAATCGAATTCATATTCCAATAGAAGCAGAATATTTAGAATGGGATGAATATTTTACAGTAGGCAATGATTCGAAGTCAATTCCCGAAGGATTCAAGTCCTACGTGAATTCCAATCAATCTGTCTGGCAGAATCTAGAGAAACACCAGGGAATACTTCGTGTTCTTTTTTTAGAAAATTTGGTTCCCAATAAAGAAGCAAGTATTATGCTAGATACAGAAATAGCTCAATTGAATCTGAATTCAGCGGATTCAGATTGGGATAGGGTCGAAGCAATCCTCAATGAATTGAGAGAGTTAAAAAATAAATCTTTCTTTGGAGCAGTTACAGAAAAATGTTTGCAGATGTTTCAGTAA